In Pseudomonas fluorescens, one genomic interval encodes:
- a CDS encoding heme utilization protein: MKTKLILAFALSVMAANTFAADGFDRTGSAVAADGYDRTGSAVAADGYDRTGSAVAADGYDRTGSAVAADGYDRTGSAVAADGYDRTGSAVAADGYDRTGSAVAADGYDRTGSATVAEDGYDRTGSATFAEDGYDRTQSASIS; the protein is encoded by the coding sequence ATGAAAACCAAACTGATCCTCGCTTTCGCCTTGTCCGTAATGGCCGCCAACACCTTTGCTGCCGACGGTTTTGATCGCACTGGCTCGGCCGTCGCTGCCGATGGTTACGACCGCACTGGCTCGGCCGTCGCTGCCGATGGTTACGACCGCACTGGCTCGGCCGTCGCTGCCGATGGTTACGACCGCACTGGCTCGGCTGTCGCTGCCGATGGTTATGACCGCACTGGCTCGGCCGTCGCTGCCGATGGTTACGACCGCACTGGCTCGGCTGTCGCTGCCGATGGTTATGACCGCACTGGCTCGGCCGTCGCTGCCGATGGTTACGACCGCACTGGCTCGGCAACTGTCGCCGAGGATGGCTACGACCGCACCGGTTCGGCGACCTTTGCTGAAGACGGTTACGACCGCACCCAATCCGCTTCGATCAGCTGA